The Dehalococcoidia bacterium genomic sequence CGTCAGCGAGACGAAGCTGGAGCGCATGTCGCAACTGCTGCACGACGAGCTGGACTTCGCGCCGATCGGCGCCGCCCTGGCCTGAGCGCAGCTGCAGCGCACGGTGCATGCCTCGCCGCGGCTCCGCGCCCCGGCGTCGGTGGCGAGCGCGTCCATGCGCGGACCATCGGGGGCGATGAGGCCGTGGCGCAGGGCGAAGGCCGCCGCGGCGGTGCGGTTGGCTGAGCCGGTCTTGTTCAAGATGCTGCGCACGTGCGTCTCGGCTGTGCGCAAGCCGATGACCAGGCGTTCGGCGATGTCGCGGTTTCGAGCGCCCGCGGCCAGCAGCCCCAACACCTCCAGCTCCCGCCGGCTGAGCCCGGCGAAGCCGGCCGATTCCGCCGCCGCGGCCGCCGCCGGCTCGGCCGTTCCCCCGGCCCGCAGCAGCTCCAGCGCCGCGGCCACGGCGAGGAGCAATGCCGAGGCCAGCGCCCGCTGTCTCCCCGCGGGCTCGTGCGCTCCGACAAGCAGGCGGCCGGCCGTGGCGCTCATGGCAGAAACCTCGTGTCCGGCACGGCGCTCTCGCGGGGTGGTGTCAGCCAGTAGACGCCGCGCTCGCGCTGCATCAGGCCGTAGGCGTCGCTCACCAGCTCCCGGCGCAGCGTGGCCGCGTCCGCGTGATGACGGCGCAGGATCGCGTTGACTTCGTTCTCCGGGTAGCGCACATCCGGCCGAAATTGCGAGGCGAGCCACCTCAGCACTACCAACCGCTTCTTGCGACTCGCCGGGATCTCCTTCAGCCGCTCGCCGTCGAAGAAGTCGCGCAGCACTTTGCGCTCCCACGCCTCGCCTTCCACGTCGTCGGCCAGCGCGGCAACGGAGCCGGGTTCCAACGTCTCCTTGCTCAGCCTGCGCAGCGCGTCGGCGTCCATGGTGTAGAGATGCGTGGTGCCTTCGCTGCGCATACGCACCAGGCCCAGCTCCCGCAGGCGCGCCAGGTGGTGCGAGACGGTCGGCGCCGTGAGACCGAGCAGTGTCGCCAGCTCCTCCACGCTCGCCTCCCGCCCGGCGAGCAGGCCGAGCAGGCGCAGCCGGCTCTCGTCCGCCAGCGCCTTGAAGAAGCGCACCATTGTTTGCAGTTGTTCCTCGCCCATGGCCGGCTCCGTCGATCGTCGTTTGAACTGAACCGTCTGCAGGAATGAACGCGGAGCCGGCCGTGCCGCGGGGCAAGTGCCGGCCGCGTTACTGCGCGGGCGCGATTGGCTCGCGCCCGAGGTCTTGCAGGCGCCGTCCCAGCGCGGCCAGCGCCGCGCCGCAGGCGACAAGCCCGGCACCGAGGCGGCGACGCGGACCCCGCCATAGAGAAGCATGCTGCTCTGCGCGTTGCCAGTCCTCCAACATGCGTTGCCGCCGCTCGGCGGCGGGGTACAGCACTTGCTCGCGGAAGCGTTGCTCCAGCCAGGCGCGAAGCTCTGACTCATACATGGCGCCCTCTCCTGCCGTTCATGGCATCCAGTTTCATTGCGTAGATGGTCATCTATTTAGATGATCATCGATTCAGTGGCCGGTGTCAAGCCCGCATGCCTACCTGTCGGACGATTGCCAGAGCGTCGCAAGGTGGCCGCGCGGCTGGTAGCATACGCGCGGGCGCGCCGTCGCCGCGGCGCCGAGGACGCGATGGACACGCTGCGCGAGCTGTTCCGTCACCACGCATGGGCAACTCTGCGGCTGGTCGAATACTGCGCGAGCCTGCCCGCCGCGGCGCTGCGCGAGCCGGCGACGGGCGCCTACGGGCCGATCCTGCCCACCCTGGTGCACCTGGTGGCGGCGGAACAGCGCTATCTGAGCCGCCTGCCGGGCGAGCCGCCGCGCACACCGCTGCGTGAGGGGATGGAGCCGCCGCTCGCCGAGCTGCGGGCGATCGTCGAGGAGCAAGCGCAGCGCTGGGAGGCGCTACTGGACCGCGGGGCAGCGCTTTCCGTCACGATGCCGGCGCAGCCCGATGGCTGGCCGGAGACGCCCCACGCCGAGACGCTGCTCATGCTGCAGACGCTGCACCACGGCAACGACCACCGCACGCAGATCAGTACGATCCTGGGCGCCCACGGACGGGATGGCCCCAGCCTCGACGGCTGGGACTACTGGGAGACGGCGCATTTTCGGCGCGCCTGAGCGGGCGCTTGGTCAGCGCCAGCACAGGCAGCAACCGAGCCGGCGGATGCCGGCGGCCGGCCCTCCGCCGTGTTC encodes the following:
- a CDS encoding metalloregulator ArsR/SmtB family transcription factor, whose product is MGEEQLQTMVRFFKALADESRLRLLGLLAGREASVEELATLLGLTAPTVSHHLARLRELGLVRMRSEGTTHLYTMDADALRRLSKETLEPGSVAALADDVEGEAWERKVLRDFFDGERLKEIPASRKKRLVVLRWLASQFRPDVRYPENEVNAILRRHHADAATLRRELVSDAYGLMQRERGVYWLTPPRESAVPDTRFLP
- a CDS encoding DinB family protein, translated to MAARLVAYARARRRRGAEDAMDTLRELFRHHAWATLRLVEYCASLPAAALREPATGAYGPILPTLVHLVAAEQRYLSRLPGEPPRTPLREGMEPPLAELRAIVEEQAQRWEALLDRGAALSVTMPAQPDGWPETPHAETLLMLQTLHHGNDHRTQISTILGAHGRDGPSLDGWDYWETAHFRRA
- a CDS encoding LuxR C-terminal-related transcriptional regulator yields the protein MSATAGRLLVGAHEPAGRQRALASALLLAVAAALELLRAGGTAEPAAAAAAESAGFAGLSRRELEVLGLLAAGARNRDIAERLVIGLRTAETHVRSILNKTGSANRTAAAAFALRHGLIAPDGPRMDALATDAGARSRGEACTVRCSCAQARAAPIGAKSSSSCSSCDMRSSFVSLTKRERP